The Macaca thibetana thibetana isolate TM-01 chromosome 19, ASM2454274v1, whole genome shotgun sequence genome has a segment encoding these proteins:
- the LOC126942464 gene encoding complement C3-like isoform X3: MAAFQGPEKDFIGGSIFVNVTVFSSGGEMVQAETSGVKIVQSPYNIKFTRTPQYFKPGMPFHFRVFVSNPDGSPADRVLVQSQNYKVCTSTEGLATLTINTDANLDKLPIEVKTEESLQPEEQASAKMTALPYLTQDGSGNFLHIEVKTLGTEVGSSIQLSLNTKHQDPKTKDRITHFTILVLSKGQIVSAKHQSKSQGSVYTSAIIDVTSAMLPSFRILAFYLLPRGVSQDPELVADSIWIDVNDRCIGTLKVGLKNDRFFPSLEPNSQVELKVTGDAEATVGLVAVDKAVYVLNSKHKLTQKKVWDVVEEHDIGCTAGSGKDRFAVFKDAGLDLKMSTGMDSLASTDWPCPQDPPPSRHRRSLKRLETKRNAVNKFKTELEQKCCEAGLRESPVELSCEERTWHVRHGPACVAAFLDCCHLSETLTREAREDQLRLGTMDEEEDFDDLFLDDMPARTLFPESWLWRKFTLPKSESGISHYPISVNVPDSITTWQFVAVSLKAGQGLCVSDPFELTVMKSFFVDLKLPSSVVRNEQVQIQAVLYNFRDRQAKVRVEFPHKEPLCSASKPGAPSRQVVVVPPTSSKIVPFVLLPLEIGKVDVEVKAVGYGVQDHVKKTLLVRAGGQIQQTSYSIVLEPQGQTQTKLVPRQELLNMVPDTEAEVFISVQGDILGETIVGSLTPNEIWHLLRVPTGCPEQTLSSLTPVIILSRYLDATGQWGKVGVEHRDQVMKNIVSGYTRMLTHRSSDGTYHTSKGSPGSTWLTSYVFRVFALAYSTMTTQVLSLSSLCDMANWIITNRQAEDGHFLEEGPVVMTSMQGGYQGSEEDVSLTALVLIALNEGKELCNQKNLMASIERARGFLERKLPDIQTTFAIAITSYALALANSSQANDRLDSFASPNKTHWPVDEQNLGSLYTIEATAYALMQKLEMRRYNETHAIAKWLLEKRELGGGFGSTQTTVVALEALTRFREDVPFQGVQDLHVQVSAPKKALNVNWHIDHNNAYQQRSAKFLAQDDLEIKASGNGRGTISILTMYHKSPESWEDNCNLYHLNVTLHSVLEENKKGDETFRLRMETRFQNNREATMTIMEVSLLTGFYPNQDDLKQLTSDVERYAFQYETKTSTSDSTVVLYLEKLSHEKNTVLGFRVHRMLQAEFLQAALVTIYDYYEPSRRCSTFYNLPTEQSSLRKICHKDVCRCAEGQCPSLQKPSGQLRQEELQTTACEAGVDFVYRTKLESVEVSASNPYVYYNMQLEDIIKSGTDPATPLAMKKFISHATCHDSLGLQEQESYLIMGQTSDLWRIKSDYSYVLGRETFLMLWPADGDASKKELRKQLDEFSEYMRTHGCES; the protein is encoded by the exons ATGGCTGCATTCCAAGGCCCAGAAAAGGACTTCATTGGAGGATCAATCTTTGTCAATGTCACCGTGTTCTCATCAG GGGGTGAGATGGTGCAAGCCGAGACCTCAGGGGTGAAGATTGTCCAGAGCCCATACAACATCAAGTTCACCAGGACACCCCAGTATTTCAAGCCAGGAATGCCCTTCCACTTTCGG GTCTTCGTCTCAAATCCTGATGGATCCCCAGCTGACAGAGTCCTTGTCCAGTCCCAAAACTACAAAGTGTGCACCTCAACTGAGGGACTGGCCACTCTGACCATCAACACAGATGCAAATCTGGACAAGCTCCCCATCGAG GTGAAAACTGAGGAATCTCTTCAGCCAGAGGAGCAGGCTTCAGCCAAGATGACAGCTTTGCCTTACTTGACTCAAGATGGGTCAGGAAACTTCCTGCACATCGAAGTAAAGACATTGGGCACAGAGGTTGGCAGCAGCATCCAGCTGAGCCTCAATACAAAGCATCAGGACCCTAAAACCAAGGACCGGATTACTCACTTCACCATCCTG GTCCTGAGTAAGGGCCAGATTGTGAGTGCCAAACATCAGTCAAAAAGCCAGGGGAGTGTCTACACGTCAGCCATTATTGATGTGACTTCAGCGATGCTGCCCTCCTTCCGCATTCTGGCATTTTATTTACTTCCCAGAGGAGTGAGCCAGGATCCTGAGTTGGTGGCTGATTCCATATGGATTGATGTGAATGACAGATGCATAGGGACG CTGAAAGTTGGCTTGAAGAATGATAGATTCTTCCCTTCTTTGGAGCCCAACAGCCAAGTGGAACTGAAGGTGACAGGTGATGCAGAAGCCACAGTGGGGCTGGTGGCTGTGGACAAGGCTGTCTATGTTTTGAACAGCAAACACAAGCTCACTCAGAAGAAG GTCTGGGATGTGGTGGAGGAACATGACATtggctgcacagcaggaagtgGAAAAGACAGATTTGCTGTGTTCAAGGATGCTGGATTGGACCTGAAAATGAGCACAGGAATGGATAGCCTGGCAAGCACAG ACTGGCCCTGCCCCCAGGACCCTCCTCCTAGCCGCCATCGCCGCTCCCTGAAGAGGCTGGAGACAAAGAGGAATGCAG TGAACAAGTTTAAGACAGAGCTGGAGCAAAAGTGCTGTGAGGCTGGGCTCCGGGAAAGCCCAGTGGAGCTGTCCTGTGAGGAGAGGACCTGGCATGTCCGCCATGGTCCAGCCTGTGTGGCTGCTTTCCTGGACTGCTGCCATCTGTCTGAGACCCTGACTCGGGAAGCTCGAGAGGATCAGCTGCGTCTGGGGACAA TGGATGAAGAGGAGGACTTCGACGACCTCTTCCTGGATGACATGCCGGCGCGGACCTTGTTCCCTGAGAGTTGGCTCTGGAGGAAGTTCACTCTGCCGAAGAGTGAATCGGG CATCTCCCATTACCCCATCTCTGTGAACGTGCCGGATTCCATCACCACATGGCAGTTTGTGGCGGTCAGCCTCAAGGCTGGACAAG GTCTCTGTGTCTCGGACCCCTTTGAGCTGACAGTTATGAAATCGTTCTTTGTGGACCTTAAGTTGCCCTCCTCCGTGGTCAGGAATGAGCAGGTCCAGATCCAAGCTGTGCTGTACAATTTCAGGGATCGCCAGGCCAAG GTCCGAGTGGAGTTCCCCCACAAGGAGCCACTGTGCAGTGCGTCAAAGCCAGGAGCACCATCCCGCCAGGTGGTGGTCGTGCCCCCCACCTCCTCCAAGATAGTACCCTTTGTGCTTCTCCCTCTGGAGATAGGCAAAGTGGAcgtggaggtcaaggctgtgggcTACGGGGTCCAGGACCACGTGAAGAAGACACTCTTGGTCCGG GCAGGGGGTCAGATCCAGCAAACGTCCTACAGCATCGTCTTGGAACCCCAAG GTCAGACCCAGACAAAACTGGTGCCAAGACAGGAGCTCTTGAACATGGTACCCGACACGGAGGCGGAAGTGTTTATCAGTGTTCAAG GTGACATCCTTGGTGAGACAATTGTGGGCAGCCTGACACCCAATGAGATTTGGCATCTGCTGCGGGTCCCCACGGGCTGCCCTGAGCAGACGCTGAGCTCCCTGACACCTGTCATCATCCTGTCCCGCTATTTGGATGCCACTGGCCAGTGGGGCAAGGTCGGGGTGGAGCACAGGGACCAGGTGATGAAGAATATTGTCAGCG GCTACACTCGGATGCTGACCCACCGGAGTTCAGACGGCACCTACCACACCTCCAAGGGGAGCCCAGGAAGCACCTG GCTCACAAGCTATGTGTTCCGTGTCTTTGCCCTGGCCTACTCTACAATGACGACCCAAGTGCTTAGCCTGTCCTCTCTCTGTGACATGGCCAACTGGATCATCACCAACAGGCAGGCGGAGGACGGGCACTTCCTGGAGGAGGGTCCCGTGGTCATGACATCCATGCAG GGTGGCTACCAAGGCTCCGAGGAGGATGTATCCCTCACAGCTCTCGTCCTGATAGCCCTGAATGAGGGAAAGGAGTTGTGCAACCAGAAG AATTTGATGGCCAGCATCGAGAGAGCCCGTGGCTTCCTGGAGAGAAAACTTCCTGACATTCAGACAACCTTTGCCATAGCCATAACCTCCTACGCACTGGCCCTTGCCAACAGCTCCCAAGCCAACGACCGCCTGGACAGCTTTGCTAGCCCTA ACAAAACCCACTGGCCGGTGGATGAGCAGAACCTCGGCTCCCTGTACACCATTGAGGCCACAGCATACGCGCTCATGCAGAAGCTGGAGATGCGCCGGTACAATGAGACGCACGCCATCGCCAAGTGGCTACTAGAGAAACGGGAGCTGGGAGGAGGCTTCGGGTCCACCCAG ACCACGGTGGTGGCCCTTGAAGCTCTGACCCGCTTCCGCGAAGATGTCCCCTTCCAGGGCGTCCAGGATCTCCACGTCCAGGTCAGCGCCCCCAAGAAAGCCCTGAATGTGAATTGGCACATTGATCACAACAATGCCTACCAACAGCGGTCAGCAAAG TTCCTTGCCCAGGATGACCTAGAGATCAAAGCCAGTGGCAACGGGAGAGGCACCATCTCG ATCCTGACCATGTACCACAAGTCCCCAGAGTCCTGGGAGGACAACTGCAACCTGTACCACCTGAATGTGACTCTCCACAGTGTCTTAGAAG aaaataaaaagggagacGAGACCTTTCGGCTCAGGATGGAAACAAG GTTCCAGAACAATCGAGAGGCCACAATGACCATCATGGAGGTCTCCCTGCTCACTGGCTTCTACCCCAACCAGGATGACCTCAAACAG CTCACGAGTGATGTGGAGAGGTACGCCTTTCAGTACGAAACCAAGACAAGTACTAGCGACAGCACCGTTGTCCTCTACCTGGAAAAG CTCTCCCATGAGAAAAACACAGTGCTGGGCTTTCGTGTTCACAGGATGCTGCAGGCGGAGTTCCTGCAGGCCGCCCTGGTCACTATCTACGACTACTACGAGCCTT CCCGGAGGTGCAGCACTTTCTACAACCTGCCTACAGAGCAATCTTCCCTGCGAAAGATCTGCCACAAAGACGTCTGCAGATGTGCAGAGG GACAGTGCCCATCCCTGCAGAAGCCCAGTGGCCaattgaggcaggaggagctcCAGACAACAGCATGTGAGGCAGGCGTGGATTTTG TGTACAGGACAAAGCTGGAATCTGTGGAGGTCTCTGCCTCCAACCCTTACGTCTATTACAACATGCAGCTCGAAGACATCATTAAGAGTG GCACAGATCCTGCCACACCCCTTGCCATGAAGAAATTCATCTCCCACGCCACCTGCCACGACTCCCTGGGGTTGCAAGAACAGGAATCGTACCTTATCATGGGCCAGACGTCAGACCTGTGGAGAATCAAATCTGA TTACAGCTACGTTCTGGGCAGGGAGACGTTCCTCATGCTTTGGCCAGCAGATGGAGATGCCAGCAAGAAAGAATTGCGGAAGCAACTGGACGAATTTTCGGAATATATGCGCACCCATGGCTGCGAGTCCTGA
- the LOC126942464 gene encoding complement C3-like isoform X1 codes for MDMPWPLGWILLLLGSPLTHAEPLYILVTPRVLRVGSPERIHIQAHSDSRQPLTRTLEVNLTVWDFPMRKTVLARSQLILSPGNNFMDQAPVTVPESLVYPPKPGQQYAIIRATWAPSSDSSFMEKIVLVAPHAGYIFIQTDKTIYTPEHLVHYRVFTVNHKMDPVTRTFTLDIKNPEGITVISQSLIAKDGFFFSSFHLPELVSLGTWTIEASYQSTPKQKFKAAFDVKEYVLPSFEVQLVPNKTFFYLKDEVLGVDIHARYIFNKPVDGHALVIFGVKLDSRRIPIQSSLQRVEISEGLGHVSLRKDILMAAFQGPEKDFIGGSIFVNVTVFSSGGEMVQAETSGVKIVQSPYNIKFTRTPQYFKPGMPFHFRVFVSNPDGSPADRVLVQSQNYKVCTSTEGLATLTINTDANLDKLPIEVKTEESLQPEEQASAKMTALPYLTQDGSGNFLHIEVKTLGTEVGSSIQLSLNTKHQDPKTKDRITHFTILVLSKGQIVSAKHQSKSQGSVYTSAIIDVTSAMLPSFRILAFYLLPRGVSQDPELVADSIWIDVNDRCIGTLKVGLKNDRFFPSLEPNSQVELKVTGDAEATVGLVAVDKAVYVLNSKHKLTQKKVWDVVEEHDIGCTAGSGKDRFAVFKDAGLDLKMSTGMDSLASTDWPCPQDPPPSRHRRSLKRLETKRNAVNKFKTELEQKCCEAGLRESPVELSCEERTWHVRHGPACVAAFLDCCHLSETLTREAREDQLRLGTMDEEEDFDDLFLDDMPARTLFPESWLWRKFTLPKSESGISHYPISVNVPDSITTWQFVAVSLKAGQGLCVSDPFELTVMKSFFVDLKLPSSVVRNEQVQIQAVLYNFRDRQAKVRVEFPHKEPLCSASKPGAPSRQVVVVPPTSSKIVPFVLLPLEIGKVDVEVKAVGYGVQDHVKKTLLVRAGGQIQQTSYSIVLEPQGQTQTKLVPRQELLNMVPDTEAEVFISVQGDILGETIVGSLTPNEIWHLLRVPTGCPEQTLSSLTPVIILSRYLDATGQWGKVGVEHRDQVMKNIVSGYTRMLTHRSSDGTYHTSKGSPGSTWLTSYVFRVFALAYSTMTTQVLSLSSLCDMANWIITNRQAEDGHFLEEGPVVMTSMQGGYQGSEEDVSLTALVLIALNEGKELCNQKNLMASIERARGFLERKLPDIQTTFAIAITSYALALANSSQANDRLDSFASPNKTHWPVDEQNLGSLYTIEATAYALMQKLEMRRYNETHAIAKWLLEKRELGGGFGSTQTTVVALEALTRFREDVPFQGVQDLHVQVSAPKKALNVNWHIDHNNAYQQRSAKFLAQDDLEIKASGNGRGTISILTMYHKSPESWEDNCNLYHLNVTLHSVLEENKKGDETFRLRMETRFQNNREATMTIMEVSLLTGFYPNQDDLKQLTSDVERYAFQYETKTSTSDSTVVLYLEKLSHEKNTVLGFRVHRMLQAEFLQAALVTIYDYYEPSRRCSTFYNLPTEQSSLRKICHKDVCRCAEGQCPSLQKPSGQLRQEELQTTACEAGVDFVYRTKLESVEVSASNPYVYYNMQLEDIIKSGTDPATPLAMKKFISHATCHDSLGLQEQESYLIMGQTSDLWRIKSDYSYVLGRETFLMLWPADGDASKKELRKQLDEFSEYMRTHGCES; via the exons ATGGACATGCCCTGGCCCCTCGGGTGGATTCTGCTTCTGTTGGGAAGCCCCCTCACCCACGCTGAGCCTCT CTACATCCTGGTGACCCCCCGAGTCCTGAGGGTTGGCAGTCCGGAGAGGATTCACATTCAGGCCCACTCGGACTCCAGACAGCCCCTCACAAGGACCCTCGAGGTGAACCTCACGGTATGGGACTTCCCCATGAGGAAGACAGTGTTGGCAAGGAGCCAGCTCATTCTCTCGCCAGGAAACAACTTTATGGACCAGGCACCTGTGACG GTTCCCGAGAGCCTGGTGTACCCCCCAAAACCAGGACAGCAATATGCCATCATCCGGGCAACTTGGGCACCCTCCTCGGACTCCTCATTCATGGAGAAGATAGTGCTGGTGGCTCCTCATGCTGGCTACATCTTTATCCAGACAGACAAGACCATCTACACCCCTGAGCACTTGG TTCACTACCGGGTGTTCACTGTTAACCACAAGATGGACCCTGTGACCAGGACATTCACTCTGGACATCAAG AACCCGGAGGGAATCACCGTGATTAGCCAGAGTCTGATAGCCAAGGACGGCTTCTTTTTCAGCTCCTTTCACCTCCCAGAGCTTGTCAG tttgggGACCTGGACCATCGAAGCCAGCTACCAAAGTACACCCAagcagaagttcaaggctgcctTTGATGTGAAGGAATATG tcCTCCCATCTTTTGAGGTCCAGCTGGTCCCAAACAAGACTTTCTTCTATCTCAAGGATGAGGTTTTGGGCGTTGACATCCACGCTCG GTATATATTTAACAAGCCGGTGGACGGACATGCTCTGGTCATCTTTGGGGTGAAACTGGACTCCCGCCGGATCCCTATCCAAAGCTCCCTGCAGAGGGTGGAG ATCTCGGAAGGCCTGGGCCACGTCTCCCTCCGGAAGGATATACTGATGGCTGCATTCCAAGGCCCAGAAAAGGACTTCATTGGAGGATCAATCTTTGTCAATGTCACCGTGTTCTCATCAG GGGGTGAGATGGTGCAAGCCGAGACCTCAGGGGTGAAGATTGTCCAGAGCCCATACAACATCAAGTTCACCAGGACACCCCAGTATTTCAAGCCAGGAATGCCCTTCCACTTTCGG GTCTTCGTCTCAAATCCTGATGGATCCCCAGCTGACAGAGTCCTTGTCCAGTCCCAAAACTACAAAGTGTGCACCTCAACTGAGGGACTGGCCACTCTGACCATCAACACAGATGCAAATCTGGACAAGCTCCCCATCGAG GTGAAAACTGAGGAATCTCTTCAGCCAGAGGAGCAGGCTTCAGCCAAGATGACAGCTTTGCCTTACTTGACTCAAGATGGGTCAGGAAACTTCCTGCACATCGAAGTAAAGACATTGGGCACAGAGGTTGGCAGCAGCATCCAGCTGAGCCTCAATACAAAGCATCAGGACCCTAAAACCAAGGACCGGATTACTCACTTCACCATCCTG GTCCTGAGTAAGGGCCAGATTGTGAGTGCCAAACATCAGTCAAAAAGCCAGGGGAGTGTCTACACGTCAGCCATTATTGATGTGACTTCAGCGATGCTGCCCTCCTTCCGCATTCTGGCATTTTATTTACTTCCCAGAGGAGTGAGCCAGGATCCTGAGTTGGTGGCTGATTCCATATGGATTGATGTGAATGACAGATGCATAGGGACG CTGAAAGTTGGCTTGAAGAATGATAGATTCTTCCCTTCTTTGGAGCCCAACAGCCAAGTGGAACTGAAGGTGACAGGTGATGCAGAAGCCACAGTGGGGCTGGTGGCTGTGGACAAGGCTGTCTATGTTTTGAACAGCAAACACAAGCTCACTCAGAAGAAG GTCTGGGATGTGGTGGAGGAACATGACATtggctgcacagcaggaagtgGAAAAGACAGATTTGCTGTGTTCAAGGATGCTGGATTGGACCTGAAAATGAGCACAGGAATGGATAGCCTGGCAAGCACAG ACTGGCCCTGCCCCCAGGACCCTCCTCCTAGCCGCCATCGCCGCTCCCTGAAGAGGCTGGAGACAAAGAGGAATGCAG TGAACAAGTTTAAGACAGAGCTGGAGCAAAAGTGCTGTGAGGCTGGGCTCCGGGAAAGCCCAGTGGAGCTGTCCTGTGAGGAGAGGACCTGGCATGTCCGCCATGGTCCAGCCTGTGTGGCTGCTTTCCTGGACTGCTGCCATCTGTCTGAGACCCTGACTCGGGAAGCTCGAGAGGATCAGCTGCGTCTGGGGACAA TGGATGAAGAGGAGGACTTCGACGACCTCTTCCTGGATGACATGCCGGCGCGGACCTTGTTCCCTGAGAGTTGGCTCTGGAGGAAGTTCACTCTGCCGAAGAGTGAATCGGG CATCTCCCATTACCCCATCTCTGTGAACGTGCCGGATTCCATCACCACATGGCAGTTTGTGGCGGTCAGCCTCAAGGCTGGACAAG GTCTCTGTGTCTCGGACCCCTTTGAGCTGACAGTTATGAAATCGTTCTTTGTGGACCTTAAGTTGCCCTCCTCCGTGGTCAGGAATGAGCAGGTCCAGATCCAAGCTGTGCTGTACAATTTCAGGGATCGCCAGGCCAAG GTCCGAGTGGAGTTCCCCCACAAGGAGCCACTGTGCAGTGCGTCAAAGCCAGGAGCACCATCCCGCCAGGTGGTGGTCGTGCCCCCCACCTCCTCCAAGATAGTACCCTTTGTGCTTCTCCCTCTGGAGATAGGCAAAGTGGAcgtggaggtcaaggctgtgggcTACGGGGTCCAGGACCACGTGAAGAAGACACTCTTGGTCCGG GCAGGGGGTCAGATCCAGCAAACGTCCTACAGCATCGTCTTGGAACCCCAAG GTCAGACCCAGACAAAACTGGTGCCAAGACAGGAGCTCTTGAACATGGTACCCGACACGGAGGCGGAAGTGTTTATCAGTGTTCAAG GTGACATCCTTGGTGAGACAATTGTGGGCAGCCTGACACCCAATGAGATTTGGCATCTGCTGCGGGTCCCCACGGGCTGCCCTGAGCAGACGCTGAGCTCCCTGACACCTGTCATCATCCTGTCCCGCTATTTGGATGCCACTGGCCAGTGGGGCAAGGTCGGGGTGGAGCACAGGGACCAGGTGATGAAGAATATTGTCAGCG GCTACACTCGGATGCTGACCCACCGGAGTTCAGACGGCACCTACCACACCTCCAAGGGGAGCCCAGGAAGCACCTG GCTCACAAGCTATGTGTTCCGTGTCTTTGCCCTGGCCTACTCTACAATGACGACCCAAGTGCTTAGCCTGTCCTCTCTCTGTGACATGGCCAACTGGATCATCACCAACAGGCAGGCGGAGGACGGGCACTTCCTGGAGGAGGGTCCCGTGGTCATGACATCCATGCAG GGTGGCTACCAAGGCTCCGAGGAGGATGTATCCCTCACAGCTCTCGTCCTGATAGCCCTGAATGAGGGAAAGGAGTTGTGCAACCAGAAG AATTTGATGGCCAGCATCGAGAGAGCCCGTGGCTTCCTGGAGAGAAAACTTCCTGACATTCAGACAACCTTTGCCATAGCCATAACCTCCTACGCACTGGCCCTTGCCAACAGCTCCCAAGCCAACGACCGCCTGGACAGCTTTGCTAGCCCTA ACAAAACCCACTGGCCGGTGGATGAGCAGAACCTCGGCTCCCTGTACACCATTGAGGCCACAGCATACGCGCTCATGCAGAAGCTGGAGATGCGCCGGTACAATGAGACGCACGCCATCGCCAAGTGGCTACTAGAGAAACGGGAGCTGGGAGGAGGCTTCGGGTCCACCCAG ACCACGGTGGTGGCCCTTGAAGCTCTGACCCGCTTCCGCGAAGATGTCCCCTTCCAGGGCGTCCAGGATCTCCACGTCCAGGTCAGCGCCCCCAAGAAAGCCCTGAATGTGAATTGGCACATTGATCACAACAATGCCTACCAACAGCGGTCAGCAAAG TTCCTTGCCCAGGATGACCTAGAGATCAAAGCCAGTGGCAACGGGAGAGGCACCATCTCG ATCCTGACCATGTACCACAAGTCCCCAGAGTCCTGGGAGGACAACTGCAACCTGTACCACCTGAATGTGACTCTCCACAGTGTCTTAGAAG aaaataaaaagggagacGAGACCTTTCGGCTCAGGATGGAAACAAG GTTCCAGAACAATCGAGAGGCCACAATGACCATCATGGAGGTCTCCCTGCTCACTGGCTTCTACCCCAACCAGGATGACCTCAAACAG CTCACGAGTGATGTGGAGAGGTACGCCTTTCAGTACGAAACCAAGACAAGTACTAGCGACAGCACCGTTGTCCTCTACCTGGAAAAG CTCTCCCATGAGAAAAACACAGTGCTGGGCTTTCGTGTTCACAGGATGCTGCAGGCGGAGTTCCTGCAGGCCGCCCTGGTCACTATCTACGACTACTACGAGCCTT CCCGGAGGTGCAGCACTTTCTACAACCTGCCTACAGAGCAATCTTCCCTGCGAAAGATCTGCCACAAAGACGTCTGCAGATGTGCAGAGG GACAGTGCCCATCCCTGCAGAAGCCCAGTGGCCaattgaggcaggaggagctcCAGACAACAGCATGTGAGGCAGGCGTGGATTTTG TGTACAGGACAAAGCTGGAATCTGTGGAGGTCTCTGCCTCCAACCCTTACGTCTATTACAACATGCAGCTCGAAGACATCATTAAGAGTG GCACAGATCCTGCCACACCCCTTGCCATGAAGAAATTCATCTCCCACGCCACCTGCCACGACTCCCTGGGGTTGCAAGAACAGGAATCGTACCTTATCATGGGCCAGACGTCAGACCTGTGGAGAATCAAATCTGA TTACAGCTACGTTCTGGGCAGGGAGACGTTCCTCATGCTTTGGCCAGCAGATGGAGATGCCAGCAAGAAAGAATTGCGGAAGCAACTGGACGAATTTTCGGAATATATGCGCACCCATGGCTGCGAGTCCTGA